The following are from one region of the Anabas testudineus chromosome 2, fAnaTes1.2, whole genome shotgun sequence genome:
- the LOC113164431 gene encoding transmembrane protein 182-like, producing MSRVSERLKLLLFLALFFGAVGFLFTLLSCGTEYWLLAAESCSRSEDRKGAVDDIRIFHEGLFWRCSFMAGSPESSLWDLWITSQPSPKICQAAFLFPFPLNEPRPWVEHRVPTEPHEHHSAIVFRTFWSIFLVTGVASVVIGGFVVICAAPLTNHQLYRVGGALHLCGGLCLLAVLVMYLMWVQVLDTLEQFALHQRVLSCPSFHLSIQHGPSFLLAPVAVFFCLLSGLFFILIGRRVERLELDKKKTPELSAPDTDL from the exons ATGTCTCGTGTCTCCGAGAGGCTGAAGCTGCTCCTTTTCTTGGCTTTGTTCTTTGGAGCAGTTGGATTTTTGTTTACGCTGCTCTCCTGTGGGACGGAGTACTGGCTCCTGGCTGCAGAGTCCTGCAGCCGGTCAGAGGACAGAAAAGGG GCTGTGGATGACATAAGGATCTTCCATGAGGGTCTGTTCTGGCGCTGCTCTTTCATGGCGGGTTCTCCTGAAAGCTCCTTATGGGACCTGTGGATCA CATCACAGCCATCACCAAAGATCTGCCAGGCGGCATTCCTCTTCCCGTTCCCTCTGAATGAGCCACGACCGTGGGTGGAGCACAGAGTACCCACAGAACCCCACGAACACCACTCTGCTATTG TTTTCAGGACCTTCTGGAGCATCTTCCTCGTCACAGGCGTCGCCTCTGTGGTCATTGGAGGGTTTGTTGTCATCTGTGCCGCCCCCCTGACCAACCACCAACTCTACAGGGTGGGTGGAGCCCTTCACCTTTGTGGCG GCCTGTGTCTGCTGGCCGTGCTGGTGATGTACCTGATGTGGGTCCAGGTCCTGGACACTCTGGAGCAGTTTGCCCTCCATCAGAGAGTCCTCAGCTGCCCCTCCTTCCATCTCAGCATCCAGCACGGCCCCTCATTCCTCCTGGCTCCAGTTGCTGTTTTCTTCTGCCTGCTGTCTGGTCTGTTTTTCATTCTCATTGGACGACGTGTTGAGAGACTGGAGctggacaaaaagaaaactcctGAACTATCAGCACCTGAtactgatctgtga